One window from the genome of Desulforamulus ruminis DSM 2154 encodes:
- a CDS encoding pyridoxamine 5'-phosphate oxidase family protein, producing MFKEMRRMDKQLTEEENIGILQKGEYGILSTISTNGYPYSVPLNYVYHNGSIYFHSAPEGHKLENIAINDRISFCVATDVELLPQKFDSKYKSVILFGRASLVVDAKEHEAALVALVKKYSPQYLEAGREYIARAQGQARIVKITIEHLTGKAEK from the coding sequence ATGTTTAAAGAAATGAGAAGAATGGACAAGCAACTGACGGAGGAAGAGAATATTGGCATTCTGCAGAAAGGGGAGTATGGGATTTTATCCACCATCAGTACCAATGGATACCCCTACTCAGTGCCTTTAAATTATGTTTACCATAACGGTTCTATTTATTTTCATAGCGCCCCGGAGGGGCACAAACTGGAGAACATAGCCATAAACGATCGAATCAGTTTTTGTGTTGCCACGGATGTGGAATTGCTGCCCCAGAAGTTTGATAGCAAATATAAAAGTGTTATTTTGTTTGGCCGGGCTTCTTTGGTGGTGGATGCCAAGGAACATGAAGCAGCCCTGGTGGCGCTGGTGAAAAAATATTCCCCTCAGTACTTGGAAGCAGGAAGGGAATATATCGCCAGGGCCCAGGGCCAGGCTCGAATTGTAAAAATAACCATTGAACATCTCACAGGAAAAGCGGAGAAATAA
- the tlp gene encoding small acid-soluble spore protein Tlp: protein MKPHADDRRDNVEKIQRNINHTIQNIERTEETMSLTDDPKQKQILAEKNHRREEALDSMRVEIRDEAMDKKRGYE, encoded by the coding sequence ATGAAACCTCATGCCGATGATCGCAGGGACAATGTAGAAAAGATACAGCGCAATATCAACCATACCATCCAAAATATTGAGCGTACAGAGGAAACCATGTCTTTAACCGATGATCCCAAACAAAAACAAATCTTAGCTGAAAAGAACCATAGAAGAGAAGAAGCCCTTGATTCCATGCGGGTAGAAATTCGCGATGAAGCCATGGACAAAAAACGCGGCTACGAATAA
- a CDS encoding MmcQ/YjbR family DNA-binding protein, which produces MKYAWVDAYCLAKKGVQKDYKVEWEATRYMIRGKMFALQGGDKEGKAIITLKLEPMMGELLRNQYEDIVSGYYMNKEHWNSLYLDGNVPDGVLRDMLDKSYQLVFHSLPKKVQREINGPE; this is translated from the coding sequence ATGAAGTATGCGTGGGTGGATGCCTATTGTCTTGCCAAAAAAGGAGTGCAAAAGGATTATAAAGTTGAGTGGGAAGCAACGAGATATATGATTAGAGGGAAAATGTTTGCCCTGCAGGGCGGAGACAAAGAAGGCAAGGCTATTATTACCCTTAAACTGGAGCCCATGATGGGTGAACTGTTGCGAAATCAATATGAGGATATTGTGTCGGGTTATTATATGAATAAAGAACACTGGAATTCTCTGTACTTAGATGGGAACGTTCCCGATGGGGTTTTAAGGGATATGCTGGATAAATCCTATCAACTTGTATTCCATTCGCTGCCCAAAAAGGTTCAGCGGGAAATAAACGGACCAGAATAA
- a CDS encoding pirin family protein, whose product MAIREIRKVLTGQIQYDGAGVKLVRVIGRDDVYDFDPFLMLDAFDSHDPADYIKGFPWHPHRGIETVTYLIRGKIEHGDSLGNKGNILDGECQWMTAGSGILHQEMPQAAERMLGVQLWLNLPRQDKMTVPQYRDLSAAKIPKIQEENATVGVISGHYQKTSGAIQGDYVKTLFLDVAVQAGASWRMATEKDWTLFIYILEGEGAFDAEGRQMIPGKSAVLFTEGEEIFAQSADKELRFLVFAGKPLKESIAWGGPIVMNTQEELQQAFKEIKEGTFIRENNQ is encoded by the coding sequence ATGGCTATAAGAGAAATACGTAAGGTTTTGACCGGCCAAATCCAGTATGACGGCGCAGGGGTGAAATTGGTGCGGGTGATCGGGCGTGACGATGTTTATGATTTTGATCCTTTTTTAATGCTGGATGCTTTTGATTCCCATGACCCTGCAGATTATATCAAAGGTTTTCCCTGGCACCCGCACAGGGGCATTGAAACGGTGACCTATTTGATTCGTGGAAAGATTGAGCACGGCGACAGTTTGGGCAATAAAGGAAATATTTTGGACGGAGAGTGTCAGTGGATGACGGCGGGCAGCGGCATTCTCCATCAGGAAATGCCCCAGGCTGCCGAAAGAATGCTGGGGGTTCAACTCTGGCTGAACCTGCCCCGGCAGGATAAAATGACAGTACCCCAGTATCGCGACCTTTCCGCAGCCAAGATACCGAAAATTCAAGAAGAAAACGCTACCGTGGGGGTCATTTCCGGTCACTATCAAAAAACCTCCGGAGCAATCCAGGGAGATTACGTGAAGACCTTGTTTTTGGATGTTGCCGTTCAGGCGGGAGCCTCCTGGCGGATGGCAACGGAAAAGGATTGGACGTTGTTTATTTATATCCTGGAAGGAGAAGGGGCTTTTGATGCTGAAGGCCGTCAAATGATTCCGGGTAAGAGTGCGGTGCTCTTTACCGAGGGGGAAGAAATCTTTGCCCAGTCGGCGGACAAAGAGCTTCGTTTCCTTGTGTTTGCCGGAAAGCCGCTGAAGGAGTCCATCGCTTGGGGCGGGCCAATTGTTATGAACACCCAGGAAGAGCTGCAGCAGGCTTTTAAAGAAATTAAGGAGGGTACCTTCATCCGGGAAAACAATCAATAA
- a CDS encoding YetF domain-containing protein yields the protein MDFNKSSAGGYNILEERRRGIGYLCNHNLSCNFYYAFVFSGALITGRRHMGEIPIFDFLVIITLGSVVGADISEPDIAHWPIIYAMLLIMLMQYLYGVLIIKNRTIGKLLTFEPVVVIENGQFVKSSLRKLKYSMDTVLTMLREKDVFDVSEVEFAIIESTGQLSVLKKSQYQPLTAKELKINTDYKGLSIPLIVEGEIYEQNLQNLHLSKQWLMEQLHKSNLYHEKNVFYAAINTEGKLYISRGMDSIKDIHNIRH from the coding sequence ATGGATTTTAATAAAAGCTCTGCCGGGGGATACAATATTTTAGAGGAAAGGAGACGGGGAATTGGATACTTATGTAATCATAACTTATCGTGTAATTTTTATTATGCTTTTGTTTTTAGTGGTGCATTGATCACCGGACGCAGGCATATGGGGGAAATTCCTATTTTTGATTTTCTGGTTATTATTACTTTAGGCTCTGTTGTGGGGGCGGACATTTCTGAACCGGATATTGCCCATTGGCCCATTATCTATGCCATGCTCCTGATCATGCTGATGCAATATCTCTATGGCGTTCTAATTATAAAAAACAGAACCATCGGCAAGCTGCTTACCTTTGAGCCGGTTGTGGTAATTGAAAACGGGCAGTTTGTCAAGTCTAGCCTGCGCAAGTTGAAGTATAGCATGGACACGGTGCTGACCATGTTAAGGGAAAAGGATGTCTTTGACGTAAGTGAGGTGGAGTTTGCCATTATTGAATCTACCGGACAACTGAGCGTGCTTAAAAAATCCCAGTATCAGCCCCTTACCGCAAAGGAACTGAAAATTAATACGGATTACAAAGGGTTATCCATTCCTCTTATTGTGGAAGGAGAGATCTATGAACAGAATTTGCAAAATCTTCATTTAAGCAAGCAATGGCTGATGGAGCAACTCCATAAATCCAATTTGTATCATGAAAAGAATGTATTTTATGCGGCCATTAATACCGAGGGGAAACTTTATATCTCAAGGGGCATGGACAGCATAAAAGATATTCATAACATCCGGCACTAA